Proteins encoded together in one Halothermothrix orenii H 168 window:
- the dnaG gene encoding DNA primase has product MGSSFEKFLDELKGSLDIVDLVSDYVDLKKVGKNYVGLCPFHQEKTPSFTVNPERQFFYCFGCGVGGDVISFLMEIENITFKESVKMLARRSGMEVPGDDPRHRQQLREREKLFKINHLTAKFYHYLLLETDQGLKAINYLKKRGFTKKDIKKFGLGYAPDRWDGLLKFLTGKGFEEGELVKAGLVLLSNNNNYYDRFRDRLIFPIFNSRGEVLAFGGRLIDSDESQPKYLNSPETPVFNKGKNLYGLNWAKHEMRKSSEVIIMEGYTDVLRAHQMGINNVVASLGTALTSEQARLIARYSNLAYISYDADTAGTKATLRGLDILKNAGLNVKVVDLPQDSDPDEYLRKKGVDEFYTLLEEAVDLVEFKIKQGLENIDLNNVQGKIEGTRKLVKILATLEDRIEREIYIQNVSDKFNLDPEILKSEVEKLIKINKNKDKNSSRRYTKKSNRRYFTNKNNKTNSFRSIHFIEEKLLHAFIDFPELRNTIVNEINTDMFSKEYQEVAEFLWENKDSLKGDIINNIESKVLRNKVMELMINNKTVQPEGVERLIVNFKEENVYNIKVGLYKKLQENNLNVNRLNKLLINFQKLSGNHRKEGL; this is encoded by the coding sequence GTGGGGAGTTCTTTTGAAAAATTTTTAGATGAACTAAAAGGCTCACTTGATATTGTAGATCTAGTTTCAGACTATGTGGATTTAAAGAAGGTTGGTAAAAATTATGTTGGCCTGTGTCCATTTCACCAGGAAAAAACACCTTCCTTTACTGTAAACCCCGAGAGGCAGTTTTTTTACTGTTTTGGTTGTGGTGTCGGTGGGGATGTAATTAGTTTCTTGATGGAGATAGAAAATATAACTTTTAAAGAAAGTGTTAAAATGCTGGCCAGGAGGTCCGGGATGGAGGTCCCTGGAGATGATCCCCGCCACAGACAACAATTAAGAGAGAGAGAAAAGCTTTTTAAAATTAACCATCTTACTGCAAAATTTTACCATTACCTGTTGTTAGAAACTGACCAGGGCTTGAAAGCAATAAATTATCTCAAAAAAAGGGGTTTTACTAAAAAAGATATTAAGAAATTTGGACTCGGTTATGCCCCGGACCGGTGGGATGGGCTTTTAAAGTTTTTAACCGGTAAAGGATTTGAGGAGGGAGAATTGGTGAAGGCTGGCCTTGTCCTGTTAAGTAATAACAATAATTATTATGATAGGTTCAGGGACAGGCTTATTTTTCCCATATTTAATAGCCGGGGAGAAGTTCTGGCTTTTGGGGGTAGATTAATTGATAGTGATGAATCTCAACCCAAGTATTTAAATTCTCCTGAAACACCTGTTTTCAATAAAGGTAAAAACCTTTATGGTTTAAACTGGGCCAAACATGAAATGAGAAAAAGTAGCGAAGTAATAATTATGGAAGGTTATACTGATGTTTTGCGTGCCCATCAGATGGGTATCAATAATGTGGTTGCTTCTCTGGGGACAGCCCTTACTTCTGAACAGGCCCGGTTGATAGCAAGGTATTCCAATCTTGCTTATATTTCATATGATGCTGATACTGCAGGCACTAAAGCAACTTTGAGAGGGCTTGATATTCTTAAAAATGCTGGTCTTAACGTAAAAGTGGTTGATTTGCCACAGGATAGTGACCCTGATGAATATTTAAGAAAAAAGGGTGTAGATGAATTTTATACCCTGTTAGAAGAAGCGGTTGATTTAGTAGAGTTTAAAATCAAGCAGGGCCTTGAAAATATTGATCTTAACAATGTTCAGGGTAAAATAGAAGGTACCAGAAAGCTGGTAAAAATTCTTGCTACATTAGAGGACCGGATTGAAAGAGAGATATATATACAAAATGTTTCCGATAAATTCAATCTGGATCCAGAAATATTAAAGAGTGAAGTCGAGAAATTGATTAAAATTAATAAAAATAAGGATAAAAATTCATCAAGAAGATATACTAAAAAAAGTAATAGAAGATATTTCACTAACAAGAATAATAAGACAAATTCCTTTAGGAGTATACATTTTATAGAAGAGAAACTTTTACACGCTTTTATAGATTTCCCTGAATTAAGGAATACTATTGTTAATGAAATTAATACTGATATGTTTTCTAAAGAGTATCAAGAGGTGGCAGAGTTTTTATGGGAAAATAAGGATTCATTAAAAGGAGATATTATTAATAATATTGAAAGTAAAGTTTTAAGAAATAAAGTTATGGAACTTATGATTAATAATAAAACTGTCCAACCTGAAGGGGTTGAGAGGTTAATAGTTAACTTCAAAGAGGAAAATGTATATAATATAAAGGTTGGTTTATATAAAAAACTTCAGGAAAATAACCTTAATGTCAATAGATTAAATAAATTACTGATTAATTTTCAGAAGTTGTCAGGGAATCACAGAAAGGAGGGATTGTAA
- a CDS encoding pyruvate, water dikinase regulatory protein codes for MTEKPRIFIVSDSIGETAQYVVDATVSQFNGYLDSKRFSYVQTTRELNNIIKKATEQKTLIAYTLIDPRLREEIATLARKNNIYAVDIMGPMMEAFEEFFQKKPRLQPGLVHRLDKDYFKRVEAMEFTVKYDDSNDDRGVKEADVVLIGVSRTSKTPMCIYLSYRGYKAANIPLVPEVEPTPLIYENPDNKVIGLTIDPLLLNEIRQERLKSLGIDPESSYASIDRINVELEYAEKTMEKIGCPVIDVTNKSIEESANEVIDYLNG; via the coding sequence ATGACAGAAAAACCCCGAATTTTTATTGTATCTGACTCTATCGGTGAGACTGCCCAGTATGTTGTAGATGCAACTGTAAGCCAGTTTAACGGTTATTTAGATAGTAAACGATTTTCCTATGTTCAAACTACACGGGAATTAAATAATATCATAAAAAAAGCGACTGAACAGAAGACCCTCATCGCCTATACTCTGATAGACCCCCGTTTAAGGGAAGAGATAGCAACTCTGGCCCGGAAAAACAATATTTACGCTGTAGATATTATGGGTCCAATGATGGAAGCTTTTGAGGAATTTTTTCAAAAAAAGCCACGCCTCCAGCCAGGACTGGTTCATCGTCTCGATAAGGATTATTTTAAAAGGGTTGAGGCTATGGAATTTACAGTTAAATATGATGATTCCAATGATGACCGGGGGGTAAAAGAAGCTGATGTTGTCTTAATCGGGGTATCCAGGACGTCAAAGACGCCAATGTGTATTTATCTTTCATACCGGGGATATAAAGCAGCCAATATTCCTCTGGTTCCTGAAGTTGAACCTACCCCTCTCATTTATGAGAATCCAGATAATAAGGTTATAGGCTTGACTATAGACCCGTTATTGTTAAATGAAATCAGGCAGGAGAGGTTAAAATCACTGGGGATAGATCCCGAATCCAGTTATGCTTCAATTGACAGGATCAATGTCGAGCTGGAATATGCCGAAAAGACAATGGAAAAAATAGGGTGTCCGGTGATTGATGTTACTAATAAATCTATAGAAGAATCAGCCAATGAAGTTATTGATTACCTTAATGGATAA
- a CDS encoding TraR/DksA C4-type zinc finger protein: protein MVFIFHTCINCGKRIIPERLEILPETRLCKNCSEKMGSDMIVPETKVGMDPDTYKDLLGAVRS from the coding sequence ATGGTATTTATATTTCATACCTGTATTAACTGTGGGAAAAGAATAATTCCTGAAAGGCTTGAGATCCTCCCTGAAACCAGGTTATGTAAGAATTGTTCTGAAAAAATGGGTAGTGATATGATAGTTCCGGAAACAAAGGTTGGAATGGATCCTGACACCTACAAGGATTTATTGGGAGCAGTCAGAAGTTGA
- the glyQ gene encoding glycine--tRNA ligase subunit alpha, whose amino-acid sequence MNFQDLIQVLNKYWGDLGCIIEQPYDIEVGAATMSPSTFLRSLGPDSWNTAYVQPCRRPTDGRYGDNPFRLQRYFQYQVIMKPSPDNIQELYLNSLKALGIDPLKHDIRFVEDNWESPTLGAWGIGWEVWLDGMEITQFTYFQQVGGFEARPVTVEITYGLERLAMYLQDKDSIFDVVWVDDITYRDIYHQNEVEQSRYNFEVADVKKLLNLFNMYEEEARQLVEDGLTLPAFDYTLKCSHTFNLLDARGAISVSERTRYIGRVRELAHLCAESYLSSLKDK is encoded by the coding sequence ATGAATTTCCAGGATTTAATACAGGTTTTAAATAAGTACTGGGGAGATCTAGGTTGCATTATTGAACAACCTTATGATATAGAGGTCGGGGCTGCTACAATGAGTCCTTCTACTTTTTTAAGGTCACTGGGACCCGATAGCTGGAATACAGCATATGTACAGCCCTGTCGCCGTCCTACTGATGGGAGGTATGGAGATAATCCCTTCAGGTTACAGAGGTATTTTCAGTACCAGGTAATAATGAAACCTTCCCCTGATAATATACAGGAGCTATATCTTAACAGCTTAAAAGCCCTCGGAATTGACCCTTTAAAACATGACATACGTTTTGTGGAAGATAACTGGGAATCACCAACTTTAGGAGCCTGGGGTATTGGCTGGGAAGTCTGGCTCGACGGTATGGAAATAACCCAGTTTACTTATTTTCAACAGGTAGGTGGATTTGAGGCCAGGCCGGTTACTGTAGAGATAACCTATGGTCTGGAAAGGCTGGCCATGTATCTCCAGGATAAGGACAGTATTTTTGATGTGGTCTGGGTTGATGACATCACTTACAGGGATATATACCACCAGAATGAGGTTGAACAGTCAAGGTATAATTTTGAGGTTGCTGATGTAAAGAAACTATTAAATTTGTTTAACATGTATGAAGAAGAGGCCCGGCAGCTGGTAGAGGATGGGTTAACATTACCGGCCTTTGATTATACATTGAAGTGTTCCCATACCTTTAATTTACTCGATGCTAGAGGGGCAATAAGTGTTAGTGAAAGAACACGATATATAGGTCGAGTTCGTGAACTTGCTCATCTCTGTGCTGAAAGCTATTTATCTTCTTTGAAGGATAAATAA
- a CDS encoding Nif3-like dinuclear metal center hexameric protein produces the protein MVRLSNIVGVMNEIAPRFLAMDWDNPGLQIGYFSQEINRVLVTLDVTEEVVEEAIEENCQLIISHHPLLFKGLKSIHDKSYNGRVVLKAIKNNIAVLSAHTNFDIVGSGINDYLSHLLGLSDIQPLKVTGEKPYIKLVVFIPESHFDVVRKEILDSGLAGFIGNYSHTSFSVKGEGTFKPLEGSNPFTGQKGHLARVEELRLETIIPANNISKVIDIIKKVHPYEEVAYDLYPLNNTGEKYGLGRIGLLEKGIKLVDFVDIVKEKLGIRHIRYTGNYDNIVKRIAVCSGSGGDLIREARNKRADLYITGDIKYHDAQLASELGLAVVDAGHYGTEKHVKSLLVGLLTDKFKENGFKVGVCKSRINTNPWLYK, from the coding sequence ATGGTAAGGTTATCAAATATTGTAGGAGTAATGAATGAAATTGCTCCCCGTTTCCTGGCCATGGACTGGGATAATCCTGGACTACAGATTGGGTATTTTAGTCAGGAGATTAATAGAGTATTAGTTACATTAGATGTTACTGAGGAAGTGGTAGAGGAAGCCATAGAGGAAAACTGTCAGTTGATTATTTCCCATCATCCCCTGTTATTTAAAGGATTAAAATCAATTCACGACAAAAGTTATAATGGGAGAGTAGTTTTGAAGGCAATAAAAAATAATATAGCTGTTCTTTCCGCCCATACTAATTTCGATATAGTAGGTTCAGGTATTAATGATTACCTGTCTCATCTACTAGGTTTATCTGATATTCAACCACTTAAAGTAACCGGTGAAAAACCCTATATAAAATTAGTAGTATTTATTCCGGAAAGTCATTTTGATGTTGTCAGGAAGGAAATACTTGATAGTGGTTTAGCAGGATTTATTGGTAACTATAGCCATACCTCGTTTTCGGTGAAGGGAGAGGGAACTTTTAAACCCCTGGAAGGGAGTAATCCTTTTACAGGTCAAAAAGGGCACCTGGCCAGGGTCGAGGAATTGAGGCTAGAAACTATTATACCGGCTAACAATATTAGTAAAGTTATTGATATTATAAAAAAAGTTCATCCCTATGAAGAGGTTGCCTATGATCTATATCCCCTGAATAATACCGGAGAGAAATATGGACTGGGCAGGATAGGCCTTTTGGAAAAGGGTATTAAACTTGTTGATTTTGTTGATATTGTAAAAGAAAAACTTGGTATCAGACATATTCGTTATACTGGTAATTATGATAATATTGTTAAGAGGATCGCTGTTTGTAGTGGGAGTGGAGGGGATCTCATTAGAGAAGCCAGAAATAAAAGGGCAGACTTATATATAACAGGTGATATTAAATATCATGATGCCCAGCTGGCCAGTGAACTGGGGCTGGCTGTAGTTGATGCTGGTCATTATGGTACTGAAAAACATGTTAAAAGCTTACTGGTAGGTTTATTAACAGATAAATTTAAAGAGAATGGGTTTAAAGTTGGTGTCTGCAAGTCCCGTATTAATACTAACCCGTGGCTTTATAAATAA
- the glyS gene encoding glycine--tRNA ligase subunit beta: MARDLLFEIGTEEMPAGLIGKIRSDLKDLAINTLEDKRLDFKECKVFSTPRRLVLFVKELAEKQEEKREVVKGPARSIAFEDDGTPTRAAKGFSRAQGVEVDDLIIKDDYVYVEKIEQGQDTAGLLKDILPGLINKLPLPRSMRWADYNFKFIRPIRWLLALFGEEIISFSMAGVQSGAYTRGHRFLVKDRLEVKDPDHYFDVMEKGYIIVDHNKRRELILKQIREIEKEIGKVMVEDDLLTEVVDLVEYPTAFYGKFDRSYLELPDDVLITSMAEHQRYFPVIDEDGSLSPYFVGVRDGIEDYIEEVRYGNEMVLRARLADARFFFEEDLKVSIEERQKELEEIVFQEDLGSMMDKVKRLKQLVIQIGKSLNLKESQLQSLIRAAELSKNDLVTEMVNEFTKLQGVMGREYALINGEDEEVATAIYEQYLPRYSGDRLPQTLYGRILSIADKIDNITSHFSLGMIPSGSQDPFALRRQANGIVNIIIDAQLPLKLSSLLNWSIEVLEPGDKDFVNEEKSFLLQRLETILDERGIRYDIINSVVRVGDDDPNNILSRAEAVMSLRKENPDLFVDLIQGLVRARNLASKGEGNNDINPEYFECREEKELYDIYRKIKDEIQRQFKKKNYLSGLKKLVDVKEPVDNFLDNVVVMVEDERIKNNRLALLQEISNLVSGVMNISEIALDD, encoded by the coding sequence ATGGCTAGAGACCTTCTTTTTGAAATAGGGACAGAAGAGATGCCAGCTGGATTAATAGGGAAAATAAGGTCTGATTTAAAAGACCTGGCTATAAATACCCTGGAGGATAAAAGACTTGACTTTAAAGAATGTAAGGTCTTTTCGACCCCCAGAAGACTGGTTCTTTTTGTTAAAGAGCTTGCCGAAAAACAGGAGGAAAAAAGGGAAGTAGTCAAGGGCCCTGCCCGGTCTATTGCCTTTGAAGATGATGGTACTCCTACCAGAGCAGCTAAAGGTTTTTCCAGGGCCCAGGGTGTTGAGGTAGATGACCTCATTATAAAAGATGATTATGTTTATGTTGAAAAGATAGAACAGGGTCAGGATACAGCAGGGTTATTAAAGGATATTCTGCCCGGGCTTATTAATAAATTACCACTACCCCGGTCTATGCGGTGGGCTGATTATAATTTTAAATTTATCAGACCTATCAGGTGGCTGTTAGCTCTGTTCGGTGAAGAAATAATTAGTTTTTCAATGGCCGGTGTTCAAAGTGGTGCCTATACCAGGGGACATAGATTTCTGGTAAAAGACAGGCTGGAAGTGAAAGATCCTGACCATTATTTTGATGTTATGGAAAAGGGTTATATAATTGTCGATCATAATAAAAGGCGGGAACTTATTTTAAAACAAATTAGGGAAATAGAGAAGGAAATCGGGAAGGTAATGGTTGAAGATGATCTCCTGACGGAGGTAGTTGATTTAGTAGAATACCCTACTGCATTTTACGGTAAATTTGATAGGTCTTATCTGGAACTTCCCGATGATGTATTAATAACTTCAATGGCCGAGCATCAAAGATATTTCCCTGTAATTGATGAAGATGGATCCCTCAGTCCTTACTTCGTCGGGGTCAGGGATGGGATAGAAGATTATATTGAAGAAGTGAGATATGGAAATGAAATGGTACTCAGGGCCCGCCTGGCAGATGCCCGTTTCTTTTTTGAAGAAGACCTTAAAGTTAGTATCGAAGAACGGCAAAAGGAACTTGAGGAAATTGTTTTCCAGGAAGACCTTGGTTCAATGATGGATAAAGTAAAGAGATTAAAACAACTGGTTATTCAGATTGGAAAATCATTAAATCTGAAAGAAAGCCAGTTACAGAGCCTTATTAGGGCAGCTGAACTCAGCAAAAATGACCTTGTAACTGAAATGGTTAATGAATTTACCAAATTACAGGGAGTAATGGGGCGTGAATATGCTCTGATTAATGGTGAGGATGAAGAGGTTGCTACTGCAATATATGAACAGTATCTTCCCCGATATTCCGGTGATAGACTACCCCAGACTTTATATGGTCGTATTCTGAGTATAGCTGATAAAATAGATAATATTACCAGTCATTTCAGTCTCGGGATGATACCCAGTGGCTCCCAGGATCCTTTTGCCTTGAGACGTCAGGCTAATGGGATTGTGAATATTATTATAGATGCTCAACTTCCCCTTAAATTATCTTCTCTGTTGAACTGGAGTATAGAGGTGTTAGAGCCTGGAGATAAAGATTTTGTGAATGAGGAAAAAAGTTTTCTGCTTCAGAGGTTAGAAACCATTCTCGATGAACGTGGTATCAGGTATGATATTATTAATTCAGTCGTGAGAGTAGGTGATGATGACCCCAATAATATTTTATCCAGAGCTGAAGCAGTTATGTCCTTAAGGAAGGAAAACCCTGATTTATTTGTTGACTTAATTCAGGGTCTCGTCAGAGCAAGGAATCTGGCTTCAAAAGGTGAAGGCAATAATGATATAAACCCTGAATACTTTGAATGCAGGGAAGAAAAAGAACTTTATGATATATATCGCAAAATTAAAGATGAAATTCAAAGACAATTTAAGAAAAAAAATTACCTTTCAGGTTTAAAAAAGCTGGTAGATGTAAAGGAACCGGTAGATAATTTTCTTGATAATGTAGTTGTAATGGTTGAAGATGAGAGGATTAAGAATAATCGGCTGGCTTTACTCCAGGAAATCAGTAATCTGGTAAGTGGGGTTATGAATATAAGTGAGATTGCTCTGGATGATTAA
- a CDS encoding deoxyguanosinetriphosphate triphosphohydrolase, producing the protein MNGRTRIEQIEEEVLSPYACLSKNSRGRLKTEDECNIRTIFQRDRDRIIHSKAFRRLKHKTQVFIAPEGDHYRTRLTHTLEVSQIARTIARGLGLNEDLTEAIALGHDLGHTPFGHAGEEVLDEISSNGFSHNVQSLRVVDYLEVRNSNLRGLNLSYEVRDGILTHTGKQDPSTLEGQIVKIADRIAYINHDIDDALRGGIISEKDLPHTAIKILGNTHSDRIDTMVRDIIRESWNKSVIKRSRDVAEATTELRQFLFENVYIGSKAKKEENKAKNLVKKLYYYYLDHPREIPDEFKQKEGNEDIEQMVIDYIAGMTDRYAIKMGQELFLPSPWG; encoded by the coding sequence ATGAATGGCAGGACAAGAATAGAACAGATTGAAGAAGAGGTTTTATCTCCCTATGCCTGTTTAAGTAAAAACAGCAGGGGGCGATTGAAAACAGAAGATGAGTGTAATATCAGGACAATATTTCAACGGGACCGGGATAGAATAATTCATTCTAAAGCCTTCAGGCGTTTAAAACATAAAACTCAGGTCTTTATCGCTCCGGAGGGTGATCACTACCGGACCAGATTAACCCATACCCTGGAGGTATCCCAGATTGCCAGAACTATTGCCAGGGGTTTAGGGCTTAACGAAGACCTGACAGAAGCAATTGCTCTGGGGCATGACCTGGGACACACACCTTTTGGACATGCCGGGGAAGAGGTTCTGGATGAAATAAGTTCAAATGGTTTTTCCCATAATGTCCAGAGCCTCAGAGTGGTAGATTACCTTGAGGTCAGGAATTCAAATTTAAGGGGATTAAATTTGAGCTATGAAGTACGGGATGGAATTTTAACCCATACTGGAAAACAAGATCCCTCTACCCTGGAGGGACAAATTGTGAAAATTGCAGATAGAATTGCCTATATTAACCATGATATTGATGATGCCCTCAGAGGGGGTATTATTAGTGAAAAAGATTTGCCTCATACAGCTATCAAGATACTTGGTAATACCCATTCTGACCGGATAGATACAATGGTGAGGGATATTATCAGGGAAAGCTGGAATAAATCAGTTATAAAAAGAAGTCGAGATGTTGCAGAAGCAACCACTGAACTAAGGCAATTTCTTTTTGAAAATGTATATATCGGTTCCAAGGCAAAAAAAGAAGAGAATAAAGCTAAAAATCTGGTCAAAAAACTATATTATTATTATCTGGACCATCCCCGGGAGATCCCTGATGAATTTAAACAAAAAGAAGGAAATGAAGATATAGAACAAATGGTTATTGATTATATTGCAGGTATGACTGACCGTTATGCTATTAAGATGGGACAGGAATTATTTCTTCCTTCTCCATGGGGGTAA
- the rpoD gene encoding RNA polymerase sigma factor RpoD has protein sequence MGKNFNPDKVKEVKELIKKGKEEGYLTYEEIMDSLEEIELSSEDIEKIYELFNEMNIDVVDDVDEVDDDKGDDDLELSIPEGVGIDDPVRMYLKEIGKVPLLTAEEEVDLAKRIEQGDEQAKRELVEANLRLVVSIAKKYVGRGMSFLDLIQEGNMGLIKAVEKFDYRKGYKFSTYATWWIRQAITRAIADQARTIRIPVHMVETINKLIRVSRQLLQEKGREPTPEEIGEEMGMPAEKVREILKIAQEPVSLETPIGEEEDSHLGDFIEDEDAPAPASAASFTLLREQLDDVLDTLTDREKRVLELRFGLEDGRPRTLEEVGKEFGVTRERIRQIEAKALRKLRHPSRSKKLKDYLE, from the coding sequence ATGGGTAAAAATTTCAATCCAGACAAAGTTAAAGAAGTTAAGGAATTAATTAAAAAAGGTAAAGAAGAAGGCTATTTGACCTATGAAGAAATTATGGATTCTCTGGAAGAGATAGAACTCTCCTCTGAAGATATTGAGAAGATATATGAACTCTTTAACGAGATGAATATAGATGTAGTTGATGATGTGGATGAAGTTGATGATGATAAAGGAGATGATGACCTGGAGTTATCTATACCGGAAGGGGTTGGAATTGATGACCCAGTAAGGATGTATTTAAAAGAAATTGGAAAAGTACCACTTCTTACTGCTGAAGAAGAGGTTGATCTGGCAAAAAGAATTGAACAGGGCGACGAACAGGCTAAAAGGGAATTGGTTGAAGCTAATCTAAGACTGGTTGTTAGTATTGCTAAAAAGTATGTGGGAAGAGGTATGTCTTTCCTTGATTTGATTCAGGAAGGAAATATGGGTCTTATTAAGGCTGTTGAAAAATTTGATTATCGTAAAGGATATAAATTTAGCACTTATGCTACCTGGTGGATTCGCCAGGCTATAACCCGTGCTATTGCTGACCAGGCCCGTACTATACGTATCCCGGTGCATATGGTAGAAACAATTAATAAATTGATCAGGGTATCAAGACAATTACTCCAGGAAAAGGGGCGTGAGCCTACTCCTGAGGAGATTGGTGAAGAAATGGGAATGCCGGCCGAAAAAGTCCGGGAAATTTTAAAGATTGCCCAGGAACCGGTCTCCCTGGAAACACCTATTGGTGAAGAAGAGGATAGTCATCTTGGTGATTTTATTGAGGATGAAGATGCCCCAGCACCTGCCTCAGCTGCTTCATTTACTCTTTTAAGGGAACAGCTCGATGATGTGCTGGATACACTAACAGATAGAGAAAAAAGGGTTCTTGAACTACGTTTTGGTCTGGAGGATGGCCGTCCCCGGACTCTAGAGGAAGTTGGAAAAGAATTTGGGGTTACCAGAGAAAGAATCAGGCAGATTGAGGCCAAGGCTTTAAGGAAACTCCGGCATCCAAGCCGTAGTAAAAAACTCAAAGATTACCTTGAGTAA